One genomic window of Medicago truncatula cultivar Jemalong A17 chromosome 1, MtrunA17r5.0-ANR, whole genome shotgun sequence includes the following:
- the LOC25485715 gene encoding aquaporin TIP1-3, with amino-acid sequence MAIYRIAIGSPREASNPAAIRAAFAEFFSMLIFVFAGQGSGMAYNKLTNNGAATPEGLIVASLSHAFGLFVAVSVGANISGGHVNPAVTFGAFIGGNITFLRSILYWIAQLLGAVVACILLNSCTAGMETSGFALSSGVSVWNALVFEIVMTFGLVYTVYATAIDPKRGNVGVVAPLAIGCIVGANILVGGVFDGASMNPAVSFGPAVVSGTWTHHWVYWVGPFIGSATAAILYNNIFIADHVHEPLSNSDF; translated from the exons atggcaATCTACAGAATAGCAATTGGGTCTCCTAGAGAGGCTAGCAATCCTGCTGCAATTAGAGCAGCCTTTGCAGAGTTCTTCTCTAtgctcatttttgtttttgctggCCAAGGCTCTGGCATGGCCTATA ATAAACTTACAAACAATGGAGCTGCCACTCCTGAAGGTCTCATAGTTGCATCATTATCTCATGCATTTGGGTTATTTGTGGCTGTTTCTGTTGGTGCAAACATTTCTGGTGGACATGTGAACCCTGCAGTCACATTTGGTGCTTTCATTGGAGGAAACATTACCTTCTTGAGAAGTATTTTGTATTGGATTGCACAGTTACTTGGTGCAGTTGTTGCTTGCATTCTTCTCAATTCATGCACTGCTGGAATG gAAACATCAGGTTTTGCTCTATCCTCTGGTGTGTCTGTGTGGAATGCATTAGTTTTTGAGATTGTGATGACATTTGGATTAGTATATACAGTTTATGCAACAGCAATAGACCCAAAGAGAGGGAATGTTGGTGTTGTAGCACCATTAGCAATTGGTTGTATTGTGGGTGCAAATATCTTGGTTGGTGGTGTTTTTGATGGTGCATCAATGAACCCAGCTGTGTCTTTCGGGCCTGCTGTTGTTAGTGGAACATGGACTCATCATTGGGTCTATTGGGTTGGCCCATTCATTGGTTCAGCTACTGCTGCCATTCTCTATAATAATATCTTCATTGCTGATCACGTTCATGAACCCCTTTCAAATAGTGACTTctag
- the LOC25485716 gene encoding photosynthetic NDH subunit of lumenal location 1, chloroplastic encodes MVVSSCSLTWTSSYLSHKLNLPHSNHLLRNTTTSSSNNVSCAMETTSSTERHCQRRPLLLGIGALTANLLPANSLLAEEIPDRYRSFVDYEDGYSYIYPSDWKEFDFRAHDSAFKDRYLQLQNVRVRFIPTEKKDIRDLGPMEEVITDLVKHRYTAPNQRPTIYDMQERTIDGKHYYTMEYVLTSRNYASASFTTLAIGNGRYYTLIVGANERRWKKVRDQLKVVADSFRLLDI; translated from the exons ATGGTAGTTTCTTCTTGCTCTTTAACCTGGACTTCATCCTACTTATCCCATAAG CTAAACTTGCCACATTCAAATCATTTGCTTCGGAATACTACAACTTCATCTTCTAACAATGTCTCTTGTGCAATGGAAACAACTTCCAGTACAGAAA gaCACTGCCAGAGAAGACCACTTCTGTTGGGTATAGGAGCATTAACAGCAAATTTGCTACCAGCAAATTCACTCTTAGCTGAAG AAATACCAGACAGATACCGATCTTTTGTCGACTATGAAGATGGATATTCTTACATTTATCCCTCAGATTGGAAG GAATTTGACTTCAGGGCACACGATTCTGCATTCAAAGACAGATATTTACAGTTACAAAATGTAAGGGTGAGATTCATACCAACTGAGAAGAAAGATATCAGAGATTTGGGTCCAATGGAAGAG GTTATAACTGATTTGGTGAAACATAGATATACTGCACCAAACCAAAGACCAACAATATATGACATGCAAGAG CGGACGATAGATGGAAAACATTATTATACAATGGAATATGTACTTACATCACGAAATTACGCTAGTGCCTCCTTTACAACACTTGCCATAGGAAATG GAAGATACTACACATTAATTGTGGGAGCCAATGAAAGACGATGGAAAAAAGTACGAGATCAGCTTAAAGTGGTAGCAGACTCCTTTAGGCTCCTTGACATCTGA
- the LOC25485717 gene encoding transcription termination factor MTERF4, chloroplastic, with protein MFTRRKFLNILSSRNVNVSKLISHQLNPNPLPNPQISNNFRVLLFNLYGTQDSKFPEYEMPTVTWGVIQGRKEKLVSRVIIFDYLKGLGIIPDELQDLELPSTVEVMRERVEFIQKLGLTIDDINQYPLILGCSVRKNMIPVLGYLEKIGISRSKLGEFIKNYPQVLHASVIVELAPVIKFLRGLDVEKDDIGFVLQKYPELLGFKLEGTMSTSVAYLVSIGVNPRDIGPMVTQYPYFLGMRVGTMIKPLVDYLVNLGLPKRILARMLEKRAYLLGYDLEETVKPNVDCLISFGLRKEYLPSVIAQYPLIIGLPLKAKLSSQQYFFSLKLKIDPEGFARVVEKMPQVVSLHQNVIMKPVEFLLGRAIPSQDVASMVIKCPQLVALRVELMKNSYYFFKSEMGRPVKELVEFPEYFTYSLESRIKPRYQRLKTKGIKCSLNWMLNCSDQRFEERLQGNYIETESIGPSFCIGGKLELPGNDIVSDEEEESDDEMLYRRTVSL; from the coding sequence ATGTTCACAAGAAGAAAATTCCTCAATATACTTTCATCACGCAATGTTAATGTTTCCAAGCTAATTTCTCACCAATTAAATCCAAATCCACTTCCAAATCCCcaaatttcaaacaattttagGGTTTTACTATTCAATCTCTATGGAACCCAAGATTCCAAATTTCCGGAATACGAGATGCCTACTGTTACATGGGGTGTGATTCAAGGCCGCAAAGAGAAACTCGTTTCGCGGGTCATCATCTTCGATTATCTCAAGGGTTTGGGAATTATTCCTGATGAATTGCAGGATTTGGAGCTTCCTTCAACCGTTGAAGTCATGAGGGAACGTGTTGAGTTTATTCAGAAATTAGGGTTAACGATTGATGATATAAATCAGTATCCTTTGATTTTGGGTTGTAGTGTTAGAAAAAACATGATTCCTGTTTTAGggtatttagaaaaaattgggATTTCTAGGTCTAAACTTGGTGAATTTATTAAGAATTATCCACAGGTTTTGCATGCTAGTGTTATTGTTGAGCTTGCTCCTGTTATTAAGTTTCTTAGAGGACTTGATGTAGAGAAAGATGATATTGGGTTTGTCTTGCAAAAATATCCTGAACTTTTAGGGTTTAAGCTTGAAGGTACTATGAGTACTTCAGTGGCTTATCTTGTTAGTATTGGTGTTAATCCAAGGGATATTGGTCCTATGGTTACACAATATCCTTATTTTTTAGGGATGAGAGTTGGTACTATGATAAAGCCTCTTGTTGATTACTTGGTTAATTTAGGGTTGCCTAAGAGGATTctagctaggatgttggagaaaAGAGCTTATTTACTTGGTTATGATCTTGAAGAGACTGTGAAACCTAATGTTGATTGTTTGATTAGTTTTGGTTTGAGGAAGGAATATTTGCCATCGGTTATTGCTCAGTATCCACTGATTATTGGGTTGCCTCTTAAGGCGAAATTGTCTTCGCAGCAATATTTTTTCAGTTTGAAGCTTAAGATTGATCCGGAAGGGTTTGCGAGGGTGGTGGAGAAGATGCCACAGGTGGTTAGTCTTCATCAAAATGTGATTATGAAACCGGTTGAGTTTTTACTTGGTAGGGCAATACCGTCGCAGGATGTGGCTAGTATGGTGATCAAGTGTCCTCAATTGGTTGCGCTGCGAGTTGAGCTCATGAAGAACAGTTATTACTTCTTCAAAAGTGAGATGGGGAGACCTGTAAAAGAGCTTGTGGAGTTTCCAGAATACTTCACTTATAGTTTGGAATCTAGGATTAAACCTAGATACCAGAGGCTCAAGACCAAGGGGATAAAATGTTCATTGAATTGGATGCTGAATTGTAGTGACCAGAGATTTGAAGAGAGATTGCAGGGCAATTATATCGAAACCGAAAGTATAGGTCCTTCATTCTGTATTGGTGGGAAATTAGAGCTACCCGGGAATGACATAGTTTCAGATGAGGAAGAGGAGAGTGATGATGAAATGCTATACAGAAGAACTGTTTCTCTTTAG
- the LOC25485719 gene encoding ABC transporter B family member 20 — MMVSRGLFGWSPPHVQPLTPVSEVSEPPESPSPFMDIGGETSASQQMEAEEEMEEMEDIEPPPAAVPFSRLFACADRFDWFLMVVGSIAAAAHGTALVVYLHYFAKVIRVPQEQDMFHRFKELALTIVYIAGGVFVAGWIEVSCWILTGERQTAVIRSKYVRVLLNQDMSFFDTYGNNGDIVSQVLSDVLLIQSALSEKVGNYIHNMATFFSGLVIAFINCWQIALITLATGPFIVAAGGISNIFLHRLAENIQDAYAEAASIAEQAVSYIRTLSAFTNETLAKYSYATSLQATLRYGILISLVQGLGLGFTYGLAICSCALQLWVGRFLVIHGKAHGGEIITALFAVILSGLGLNQAATNFYSFDQGRIAAYRLFEMISRSSSSFDHDGSAPVSVQGNIEFRNVYFSYLSRPEIPILSGFYLTVPAKKTVALVGRNGSGKSSIIPLMERFYDPTLGEVLLDGENIKNLKLEWLRSQIGLVTQEPALLSLSIRDNIAYGRDTTTDQIEEAAKIAHAHTFISSLDKGYDTQIGRAGLALTEEQKIKLSIARAVLLNPSILLLDEVTGGLDFEAERSVQEALDLLMLGRSTIIIARRLSLIKNADYIAVMEEGQLVEMGTHDELLSLGGLYAELLRCEEATKLPKRMPARNYKKTAAFQIEKDSSESHSCKEPSSPRMMKSPSLQRVSAVFRPSDGFFNLHESPQVQSPPPEKMMENGQSLDSTEKEPSIKRQDSFEMRLPELPKIDVQSVHRQTSNGSDPESPVSPLLTSDPKNERSHSQTFSRPDSYSDEFSVKMNETKDARHRGQPSFWRLAELSFAEWLYAVLGSIGAAIFGAFNPLLAYVIGLVVTTYYRIDDTHHLRGEIDKWCLIIACMGIVTVVANFLQHFYFGIMGEKMTERVRRMMFSAMLRNEIGWYDDEENSADNLSMRLANDATFVRAAFSNRLSIFIQDIAAVVVAFLIGVLLHWRIALVALATLPVLCVSAIAQKLWLAGFSRGIQEMHRKASLVLEDAVRNIYTVVAFCAGNKVMELYRLQLNRIFKQSFLHGLAIGFAFGFSQFLLFACNALLLWYTAICINKSYVEASTALKEYIVFSFATFALVEPFGLAPYILKRRKSLISVFEIIDRVPKIDPDESSALKPPNVYGSIELKNVDFCYPTRPEVLVLSNFSLKVSGGQTIAVVGVSGSGKSTIISLMERYYDPVAGQVLLDGRDLKLYNLKWLRSHLGLVQQEPIIFSTTIRENIIYARHNASEAEMKEAARIANAHHFISSLPHGYDTHVGMRGVDLTPGQKQRIAIARVILKNAPILLLDEASSSIESESSRVVQEALDTLIMGNKTTILIAHRAAMMRHVDNIVVLNGGRIVEEGTHDSLVAKNGLYVRLMQPHFGKALRQHRLV, encoded by the exons ATGATGGTTTCTAGAGGTCTATTCGGGTGGTCACCACCACATGTGCAACCATTAACACCTGTTTCCGAGGTTTCGGAGCCGCCGGAGTCTCCGTCACCGTTCATGGACATCGGAGGAGAGACTTCGGCGTCGCAGCAAATGGAAGCGGAGGAGGAGATGGAAGAGATGGAGGATATTGAACCGCCGCCAGCTGCTGTTCCTTTCTCTCGGTTATTTGCGTGTGCTGACCGGTTTGACTGGTTTCTTATGGTGGTTGGTTCTATCGCTGCGGCGGCTCATGGAACTGCGCTTGTTGTTTACTTGCATTACTTTGCTAAAGTTATTCGCGTTCCTCAGGAGCAGGATATGTTTCATAGGTTCAAAGAG CTTGCTTTGACCATTGTTTATATCGCTGGTGGTGTTTTTGTTGCTGGTTGGATTG AGGTTTCATGTTGGATTCTTACCGGAGAACGGCAGACAGCCGTCATCAGATCAAAATATGTTCGAGTATTACTTAACCAAGATATGAGTTTCTTTGATACTTATGGAAATAACGGAGACATTGTGAGTCAAGTATTGAGTGATGTACTGCTCATTCAGTCTGCACTCAGTGAAAAA GTTGGGAATTATATTCATAATATGGCTACATTCTTCAGTGGTCTTGTTATTGCTTTTATCAATTGTTGGCAGATAGCATTGATAACATTGGCTACAGGTCCATTTATTGTTGCTGCAGGAGGAATATCAAATATATTCCTTCATAGGCTTGCAGAGAATATCCAAGATGCATATGCCGAAGCTGCCAGCATTGCTGAACAG GCAGTTTCCTACATACGGACCTTGTCTGCATTTACAAATGAAACATTGGCAAAATATTCATATGCAACGTCACTGCAAGCTACTCTTAGATATGGTATATTAATAAGTCTTGTCCAAGGGCTTGGCCTTGGATTTACATATGGGCTTGCAATATGTTCTTGTGCATTACAACTCTGGGTTGGAAGGTTCTTGGTTATACACGGAAAAGCTCACGGCGGGGAAATTATAACAGCTCTGTTTGCTGTCATTCTAAGTGGCTT GGGATTAAACCAAGCGGCGACAAATTTCTACTCATTTGATCAAGGGCGAATAGCTGCCTATAGACTATTCGAGATGATAAGCCGGTCATCCTCGTCTTTTGATCATGACGGAAGTGCTCCTGTGTCCGTGCAAGGAAATATAGAGTTTCGGAATGTATACTTCAGTTATCTTTCACGCCCTGAAATCCCTATCTTAAGTGGGTTTTATCTCACAGTTCCTGCTAAGAAAACTGTGGCACTTGTTGGCAGAAATGGTTCTGGAAAAAGTAGTATTATTCCACTCATGGAGCGGTTCTATGATCCAACATTAG GAGAAGTTCTTTTAGATGGTGAAAACATCAAGAATTTGAAACTGGAATGGCTGAGGAGCCAAATAGGACTGGTCACCCAGGAACCTGCTTTGCTCAGTTTGAGTATAAGAGACAACATTGCATATGGGAGGGATACCACCACGGATCAAATTGAAGAGGCTGCTAAAATAGCTCATGCACACACCTTTATCAGTTCATTAGATAAAGGTTATGATACACAG ATTGGCAGGGCTGGTTTAGCTTTGACCGAAGAACAGAAAATAAAGCTTTCTATTGCAAGAGCTGTGCTTCTAAATCCATCAATTCTCCTGCTTGATGAGGTTACTGGCGGACTTGATTTTGAGGCTGAAAGGTCTGTTCAGGAGGCTCTGGATCTCCTTATGCTGGGGCGCTCAACAATAATTATTGCTCGAAGGCTTAGTCTTATAAAAAATGCTGATTATATAGCAGTTATGGAGGAAGGTCAACTTGTTGAAATGGGTACTCACGATGAATTATTGTCCCTGGGTGGCTTATATGCAGAGCTACTTCGATGTGAAGAGGCCACTAAACTTCCAAAGAG GATGCCTGCTCGCAACTACAAGAAGACTGCAGCTTTCCAAATTGAGAAAGATTCTTCAGAGAGTCATAGCTGCAAAGAACCATCATCCCCTAGAATGATGAAGTCACCTTCTCTTCAAAGAGTTTCTGCTGTATTTCGGCCTTCAGATGGCTTCTTTAACTTACATGAATCACCACAAGTGCAGAGTCCACCACCCGAGAAGATGATGGAAAATGGTCAGTCTTTGGATTCAACCGAGAAAGAGCCCTCAATAAAAAGGCAGGATAGCTTTGAAATGAGATTACCCGAGTTACCCAAGATTGATGTTCAGTCGGTGCATCGTCAAACATCAAATGGTTCTGACCCAGAATCCCCTGTTTCACCTCTTTTAACATCTGATCCTAAAAATGAACGCTCCCATTCACAAACATTTAGCAGACCAGATAGTTATTCTGATGAATTTTCAGTGAAAATGAACGAAACAAAGGATGCACGGCATCGAGGTCAACCCTCATTTTGGAGACTGGCAGAGCTTAGTTTTGCTGAGTGGCTTTATGCTGTGTTAGGAAGCATAGGCGCTGCAATCTTTGGTGCGTTCAATCCACTtcttgcttatgttatcggccTGGTGGTGACAACTTACTATCGAATTGACGACACTCATCACTTGCGGGGGGAGATAGACAAGTGGTGTTTGATCATTGCCTGCATGGGTATTGTGACAGTTGTTGCCAACTTTTTACAGCATTTCTACTTTGGTATAATGGGAGAGAAAATGACCGAAAGAGTCCGGAGAATGATGTTCTCAG CCATGCTACGTAATGAAATTGGATGGTACGATGATGAGGAAAACAGTGCCGACAATTTATCCATGCGTTTGGCCAATGATGCTACGTTTGTACGAGCTGCTTTCAGCAACAGACTTTCTATATTTATACAGGACATTGCTGCagttgttgttgcttttctcATTGGTGTTTTGCTGCACTGGAGAATAGCTCTTGTGGCTTTAGCTACACTTCCGGTTCTCTGTGTTTCTGCTATTGCCCAG AAATTGTGGCTTGCTGGTTTTTCAAGGGGCATACAGGAAATGCACAGAAAGGCATCTTTGGTTCTTGAAGATGCAGTTAGAAATATTTACACTGTTGTTGCATTTTGTGCTGGTAATAAGGTAATGGAACTCTACAGGCTGCAGTTAAATAGAATATTTAAGCAGAGCTTTCTTCATGGATTGGCCATTGGTTTTGCATTCGGCTTTTCACAGTTTCTACTTTTTGCTTGTAATGCCCTTCTACTCTGGTACACTGCAATATGTATAAACAAGAGTTATGTAGAAGCATCTACTGCACTCAAGGAGTACATTGTTTTCTCATTTGCTACATTTGCACTTGTGGAGCCTTTTGGATTGGCTCCTTACATACTCAAGCGACGTAAATCTCTCATTTCAGTGTTTGAAATTATAGATCGCGTGCCTAAAATTGATCCTGATGAAAGCTCAGCCTTGAAGCCACCCAATGTATATGGAAGCATTGAGTtgaaaaatgttgatttttgttatCCTACTCGGCCTGAAGTGCTGGTATTAAGCAATTTCAGTCTCAAAGTCAGTGGGGGACAAACAATTGCAGTTGTGGGAGTTTCAGGGTCAGGAAAGAGCACTATTATATCTTTGATGGAGAGATATTATGATCCAGTTGCTGGCCAAGTTTTACTGGATGGGAGGGATTTAAAactatataatctgaaatggcTAAGGAGCCACCTTGGTCTGGTTCAGCAGGAACCAATTATCTTCTCAACAACCATAAGGGAAAACATCATATATGCCAGACATAATGCCAGTGAAGCTGAAATGAAAGAGGCGGCAAGAATAGCTAATGCTCATCATTTCATTAGTAGCCTGCCTCATGGTTACGATACTCATGTTGGAATGAGAGGTGTTGACTTAACTCCAGGACAGAAACAGAGGATTGCAATTGCAAGGGTAATCCTGAAAAATGCACCTATATTGTTGTTGGATGAAGCTAGCTCATCAATTGAATCAGAATCGAGCCGAGTAGTGCAAGAGGCTCTTGACACTCTTATAATGGGAAACAAGACTACTATTTTAATAGCTCACAGGGCTGCCATGATGAGGCATGTTGACAATATAGTCGTGCTTAATGGAGGACGGATTGTGGAAGAGGGGACCCATGATTCATTGGTGGCAAAGAATGGTTTGTATGTCCGATTAATGCAACCTCATTTTGGTAAGGCTTTGCGTCAGCATCGGCTTGTTTAG
- the LOC25485720 gene encoding uncharacterized protein isoform X2 has translation MYTFNMASSSTKMTLKLPVDTKQNKVLFAEASKAAVDSLLNMFHLSFGTVLRLISSNNVNMHLAGSLGNLHHTSSTLQNLNQNYVLSNFRTPNANDHNLGISLHKCPNGCPYDVTSCDNELLWCCRCLQPMNRKETSGVTMKDQNVIFMLMDDLVIQPILAISVITLINKFNIKQVGASQEIVVEFGMNEDLKASMAIWSFCLVVLSYIVCLDCSTSTSTPVQDTPYLGEDC, from the exons ATGTACACTTTCAATATGGCTTCTTCTTCCACCAAAATGACCCTTAAGCTTCCGGTTGACacaaagcaaaacaaagttCTGTTTGCAGAAGCATCAAAAGCTGCCGTAGACTCTCTCTTAAACATGTTTCACTTGTCTTTTGGCACAGTTTTAAGGCTCATAAGTAGCAATAACGTTAACATGCATTTGGCGGGTAGCTTAGGCAATCTGCATCACACTAGTAGTACTCTCCAAAACCTCAACCAGAATTATGTTCTCTCCAACTTTAGAACTCCAAATGCTAATGATCACAACCTCGGAATTTCGCTGCATAAGTGCCCAAATGGATGCCCTTATGATGTTACATCATGTGATAACGAACTCCTCTGGTGTTGTCGATGTTTGCAACCTATGAATCGTAAAGAAACAAGTGGTGTCACTATGAAAGATCAAAATGTAATTTTCATGTTGATGGATGATTTAGTGATTCAGCCCATCTTAGCAATTTCAGTTATTACGTTAATCAACAAGTTCAATATCAAACAAGTTGGTGCCTCTCAAGAAATTGTGGTTGAGTTTGGTATGAATGAG GACTTAAAAGCTAGCATGGCAATTTGGTCCTTTTGTCTTGTAGTTTTGAGCTACATTGTTTGTTTGGATTGTTCGACTTCTACTTCTACCCCAGTCCAAGACACTCCTTATTTGG GTGAGGATTGCTAG
- the LOC25485720 gene encoding uncharacterized protein isoform X1 — protein MYTFNMASSSTKMTLKLPVDTKQNKVLFAEASKAAVDSLLNMFHLSFGTVLRLISSNNVNMHLAGSLGNLHHTSSTLQNLNQNYVLSNFRTPNANDHNLGISLHKCPNGCPYDVTSCDNELLWCCRCLQPMNRKETSGVTMKDQNVIFMLMDDLVIQPILAISVITLINKFNIKQVGASQEIVVEFGMNEDLKASMAIWSFCLVVLSYIVCLDCSTSTSTPVQDTPYLGKLSPLFICTCVLRYAIFQIVF, from the exons ATGTACACTTTCAATATGGCTTCTTCTTCCACCAAAATGACCCTTAAGCTTCCGGTTGACacaaagcaaaacaaagttCTGTTTGCAGAAGCATCAAAAGCTGCCGTAGACTCTCTCTTAAACATGTTTCACTTGTCTTTTGGCACAGTTTTAAGGCTCATAAGTAGCAATAACGTTAACATGCATTTGGCGGGTAGCTTAGGCAATCTGCATCACACTAGTAGTACTCTCCAAAACCTCAACCAGAATTATGTTCTCTCCAACTTTAGAACTCCAAATGCTAATGATCACAACCTCGGAATTTCGCTGCATAAGTGCCCAAATGGATGCCCTTATGATGTTACATCATGTGATAACGAACTCCTCTGGTGTTGTCGATGTTTGCAACCTATGAATCGTAAAGAAACAAGTGGTGTCACTATGAAAGATCAAAATGTAATTTTCATGTTGATGGATGATTTAGTGATTCAGCCCATCTTAGCAATTTCAGTTATTACGTTAATCAACAAGTTCAATATCAAACAAGTTGGTGCCTCTCAAGAAATTGTGGTTGAGTTTGGTATGAATGAG GACTTAAAAGCTAGCATGGCAATTTGGTCCTTTTGTCTTGTAGTTTTGAGCTACATTGTTTGTTTGGATTGTTCGACTTCTACTTCTACCCCAGTCCAAGACACTCCTTATTTGGGTAAGTTATCACCACTATTTATTTGTACTTGTGTGTTACGGTATGCGATTTTTCAGATCGTATTTTAA
- the LOC25485721 gene encoding uncharacterized protein translates to MASSTSSSPNKVTLKLLIDTKNDKVLFAEASKAVIDFLFNLLRLPVGTVVKLLTKNGMVGSIGNLYHSVETLSDNYMEQNQTKEELLNPIAPVSSAGIAGFLPANDADANNIVGDEVTLYYRCLNRCAYVTCDSSTRCINCSQVMAYQMDYIGKKAVRKNISTANGFVKDVVTFMVMDDLVVQPMSTISSITLLNKFNIKEVGALQEKVVEMGMDEGIKLLKASLQSKTVLTSVFIKKDV, encoded by the exons ATGGCttcttcaacttcttcttctCCCAACAAAGTGACCCTCAAACTTCTCATTGACACTAAAAATGACAAAGTTCTGTTCGCTGAAGCTTCCAAAGCTGTGATAGATTTTCTCTTTAACTTGCTTCGCTTGCCTGTCGGTACAGTAGTTAAACTACTGACCAAAAATGGCATGGTTGGTAGCATAGGTAACCTCTATCATAGTGTTGAAACTCTGTCTGATAATTATATGGAACAAAACCAAACTAAGGAGGAACTCTTGAACCCAATAGCTCCTGTCTCTTCTGCTGGAATTGCTGGCTTTCTTCCCGCAAATGATGCAGATGCCAATAACATCGTAGGAGATGAAGTAACTTTGTACTATAGATGCTTAAACAGGTGTGCTTATGTCACATGTGATAGCTCAACTCGTTGTATTAATTGCAGTCAAGTTATGGCCTATCAAATGGATTATATTGGAAAGAAGGCTGTCCGAAAGAACATTTCGACTGCGAATGGTTTTGTGAAAGATGTTGTGACATTTATGGTGATGGATGATTTAGTCGTTCAGCCAATGTCAACAATATCAAGCATTACTTTGCTGAACAAATTCAATATCAAGGAGGTTGGTGCGTTGCAGGAAAAGGTTGTTGAGATGGGAATGGATGAG gGCATCAAGTTACTTAAAGCTTCTTTGCAATCCAAGACTGTCCTGACCAGTGTTTTCATCAAGAAAGATGTTTGA